The following DNA comes from Ricinus communis isolate WT05 ecotype wild-type chromosome 10, ASM1957865v1, whole genome shotgun sequence.
aaaaattctCATGTACATGTAACTGCTAGTTTTCTGTCGTGGCTTTTATCTGCCACTATTTATGTGCATTCTATGCTAGAAAATATCAATCCACTATTTGATGGTTTGTCATATACGGTGTATGATGCTTCCTGGTTTTCACTAATGCAGGGAAAACCCATGGTAAGGGAAACAATGAATGCTGCAACATTGCATGTCTTCATGTCACTAGCAGCGGTGAAAGATACAACTGAGAAAGATTAACCGGCGTTGGTAAAGTAAACAGTTTTTTCTAGTAATATGGAATGAGAAACAATTAGTGGAAGGAAAGTTATAATAGTTGCTAAGAATTAGAGTTGCATTGTAGATACAATATTGATAACTTTTATGTTGTTCTTGGGGTCATTAATGACTCTTGACTGAATCTTTTAACTCTCCACAGTGCCTTTAATCGTTCCAATTGATATATTGGTATAGCTAATGGTTTCTATGTTCTGTCAACCTGAATGTCAGTTTAGATGTTTAGCATAACTTTTATTCAATagtttgaaagaaaaaagaggatAAGATAGTCATTTTAGTAATTGATTAAGATAAATGGAGTGTATTTATCATCATAAAGTGGGCATTAGAGATAACTTAGAAGTAAAATATGTATGTAAAGGATACTCGTGCTTGTTATTAGGCAGTAGCTTTGTATTTTTTCTGCTgcccttttgttttcttgttttcttttctagtttCTTGGCTTTGTCCCTCCCCAGcattaacaataaaaagaaaaaaataaatataggttttgaaataatcattttaagaacataaaatatttgtaatttagTTCATTGCAAGGAATAAATTATGCTTGAACCATATTAAGCATTTACTTGAAAAACAATGGGCTAATTTGgtccaaaaattaaatattgggttttttttttatataaatatacagaaaatgaattgcaaaatttaaataaataatattataaaaataaattttttaaaaaatagtcagtaaactttcttttaaaagtcgtgaaaataatcttttttaaaCATTTCTATAAAacatctttttaaattaaacaattgaCATCgtataaaagtaatttaaaattattaaaatatgaaaaagtataagttttaattataaacacttaaaatttaagaattctgATTCCAATGaaagttatttaaaaattacctttcctgtttaatttcttaagaatttaaattttaatcataaattatttttaaaaaaataaaatcctactaaattttgatgattttaattttacttttaatcaGGAAAATAGATTcttagaaaattttattatttttcttataaaagttttatcatcttttaatagaaatatagttgaattaagtataaattttaataattagtttaatcataTCTATTCAAAGAAGATTACAAGTAAAATGTATCTAATAAAGAAATAGTACACAGATCTATTAATGTTATTAAGAAATTtgtgaaaatattatatttttttatttagcctaattactaattaaattctaaatacaattttattcaattgttttaagattttaaaatatatatttatatttttaaattatttttaaaaattattttcaacaataattttaaaattttacaacaaaagcaagtcaattttatttattaatataaaagctAGAAATGTAAgatatgtaaaataatattcgTATTAGTGAGTAggtataattaattttcacagcgtattttttattataagattttaaaaataattattcaaaaatattttaaaataaaaaaaataaatataaataaaaatattaaaatgtgtaaaattttagtaattaaatatataattagatttttatatttttatattttcttattatcttttattatgtaatattgtatcaaacatataaattCTATGAATGAtccatttttaatatatacattCCGTCTCTGAAAATAAGTATAGTATTTCACTAAGGTGCCCTCTTATCCGTAAAATTACGGTTAGCGTGCCACTTTCTTATCCATCcatcaacataaattaatCTAGCGATCGTCCTTTTCCCACGTAGAAACAACAACTCGATTCCCGATTCAGCTTCATAACACAGGGAAAGTATCAAATTTAAtcgaataaaataaaggaataaagaaattaaataattaattaaatacatggAAAGCCTACCCCACGTGTCGAGGAATTAGGTAATTCGGAAGGTCCTCATCTTCCAGAAAGTTCCAGCAGACTCTTGGCGTGGGATGAACAATCCGGAGATCAATTCTTAACAATGTAATATTTAAGCCACGTGGCCGCACAATCACGTGGCATCCAACGTGGCATATACTACATCCTTGTAAATGATTCGCaccatatttttaaatgtcatTGCTTAACGACttaataaaactttttcttctctctttctctttctctttctctctgcATTAACACAGCACGCCTTCATTTTGAGTTACTCCACTAGCCTTTTTATACTGATCGTAATTTGCAACTCctggaaaaggaaaattagaTTGTCGTTTCTGGTGCTTCTTGTTTTCGTTTTGATGGCAATTAATGGAAATGGAGAAGAAGAGGATGTGAAAATGGAGGAATGCTGTAAAGTAACGGCAGTTTATATGTGTGGTTATCTTCCGGGAATTTCACCGGAGAAGTCGCCGATACTTTCTCCGATTCAAGTGCCGATTTCAGACGGTGGTGGTTTTGATTCATGGAAGGACGTTTGTAGTGGTGGTTGTGGATTTGCTATGGCCATTTCAGGTCTCTTTTCTCAATCTTTAGTCTTCAGTAATTCTCTGTTTCTTGATATGTTCAAGATTTCTGGtctttttgtctttaattttatgaaatgtgttttcttgaatttagagatgacataataataataataataataataataataataataataataataataataaagcatCCATCTTGGTCTTTTCAGATCTCTAAGATGTTTAGAACCTATCAACTCAAGATTATGCTTTATTAagtgataaaaaaatctcaaattttcAGGTTTAAAggatcttatttatttttaagatggTTATGCCTAATTAAGTGACAAATAATTCAAGATTGCATGAGATTGCTTTTGAATTGGTTGTATAGATGTTGCTCATGTAATCaataaaatgcaaaatttTATAGGATCTGGAAATCTGATAACGTGGGGATCCACAGACGAAGAAGGTCAAAGCTATTTGACATCAGGGAAGCATGGGGTAATGCAGTGATCTTctgattaatcaaagtgtattAACTGcaaattttatgtgtttgaATTGATTTTGCATCTTCTATTTTGGGCTCCACATTGTTAAGGAAATTCCAGAGCCTTTTCCTCTTCCTTGTGAAGCTTCTGTAGTCAAGGCAGCTGCTGGCTGGGCACATTGTGTTTCAGTTACAGGTAttttcctatatatatatatatatatatatacatatttatatattattttgctGCATGTTAATCATGGAAAGAGTAAAATCCTTCCTTTTGAAAGTCTAGAAATGCAAGAACCCTATTCAATTGATTTCTATTTACTCAATTCCTATGTTTGGAAAGTTCATAGTTCCTAGAACTCATTCTAACAacttaaaaagtaaaacataataaaataaaaaataaagccTTTTGAGCGATATCAATGCTAATATTGACCTGAAGAACTGACGTGTTAGACATTATTTAGTCTCTACATtgccaaaataaattttaaatttgcaGTTTGCTTGCCTTTGTGCATGAATGGAACTTTTTGCCTTTTGTGGTGACTTTATGTCTGACTGCTAAATTACTGGTTGACCTTTCTTTAATCTTAGCATTTAGATTTTGGCATTTTTGTCAGAAAATGTCattattgttttctaagaaaaaCACTAATTATAATCAATATTATACATTGTGCTTATTTGCTTCCGTTATTTATGTCCTCTTTCAAGGAATGTGATATTCTTACCgccttctttgagttgttcCTCTTATGTAGTTTCtttaccttttcttcttcataacAGATGATTCAGTAATAGTAGTTACTGACCATGCCCGTTTACGAGGCCAGAGTTAGTTCCACAGAAAATTTCCATTTAGAGTCTCAATGAGCTAttgtcatttatttatttgcagaGACAGGGGAAGTATTTACATGGGGATGGAAAGAGTGTGTTCCATCTGTAAAGATAATTCAAAGAGATAATACTGGCAAACAAAATGCATTGCTGCAAACTGAAAAAGGTAATCTTTGCTGTAGCCTTTGCATGTTTATGACAGAAAGCATCATCCATTTTCATATGATCCAAACTAATCTTCCAAAGTTTTTAATTCCTTAGTGAGTTCAAGGTCTGAAGGATCAAGTTTAACCAGGGGGACAGTTCTTAATTCTGACAGCAAAAGGACCGGAGATGAAATTGTTAAGAGGCGAAGGGTATCACCAACTAAAGAAGATTTTGAAAGTTCGCCATCTGGAGATGAATTTTTCACAGTGTTACCTTTGATGGTAACTTTGGCTCCTGGAGTAAGGATCACCAATGTTGCTGCTGGTGGTCGCCATACTTTAGCACTGTCAGGTAACTGAACTGCTTCTTGGTTGTCAACAATATGCACCGTTATGCATTTCAGGTGCAGTCTCTTCTTTGTGGTTACACTACGTAGTTTTGTAGGTTATTTGAACTACAAAGTAGGTTGTATGAACTGCGAAGATATGGAAGATTTTGATGTAAAGCAAGACACTTGATGCATCATGTTTTAACCGAAGTTTCAGATATGGGACAGGTATGGGGTTGGGGCTACGGAGGCGAAGGGCAGCTAGGTTTGGGATCCCGGATAAAAATGGTGTCTTCTCCTCATCTCATACCTTGCATTGATGCATCTGCTTCTGGGAAAGACCGGTCCTTGATAGTGCATCAGGGAAACTTAACACCATCAGCACAAGCATCTACATTC
Coding sequences within:
- the LOC8277651 gene encoding ultraviolet-B receptor UVR8 isoform X1, which translates into the protein MAINGNGEEEDVKMEECCKVTAVYMCGYLPGISPEKSPILSPIQVPISDGGGFDSWKDVCSGGCGFAMAISGSGNLITWGSTDEEGQSYLTSGKHGEIPEPFPLPCEASVVKAAAGWAHCVSVTETGEVFTWGWKECVPSVKIIQRDNTGKQNALLQTEKVSSRSEGSSLTRGTVLNSDSKRTGDEIVKRRRVSPTKEDFESSPSGDEFFTVLPLMVTLAPGVRITNVAAGGRHTLALSDMGQVWGWGYGGEGQLGLGSRIKMVSSPHLIPCIDASASGKDRSLIVHQGNLTPSAQASTFPGSYVKEIACGGRHSAIVTDTGALLTFGWGLYGQCGQGTTNDQLRPACVPALSGIKVISIAAGLWHTVCISADGHVYTFGGNQFGQLGTDTDQTEPKQLYAPSLGSKHAKIVSCGARHSAVLTEDGQVYSWGWNKYGQLGLGDSIDRNIPSQVPIEGYRPKNIACGWWHTLLLAETIL
- the LOC8277651 gene encoding ultraviolet-B receptor UVR8 isoform X2 — its product is MAINGNGEEEDVKMEECCKVTAVYMCGYLPGISPEKSPILSPIQVPISDGGGFDSWKDVCSGGCGFAMAISGSGNLITWGSTDEEGQSYLTSGKHGEIPEPFPLPCEASVVKAAAGWAHCVSVTETGEVFTWGWKECVPSVKIIQRDNTGKQNALLQTEKVSSRSEGSSLTRGTVLNSDSKRTGDEIVKRRRVSPTKEDFESSPSGDEFFTVLPLMVTLAPGVRITNVAAGGRHTLALSDMGQVWGWGYGGEGQLGLGSRIKMVSSPHLIPCIDASASGKDRSLIVHQGNLTPSAQASTFPGSYVKEIACGGRHSAIVTDTGALLTFGWGLYGQCGQGTTNDQLRPACVPALSGIKVISIAAGLWHTVCISADGHVYTFGGNQFGQLGTDTDQTERMAKYTAGVGTSMVSLA